A single Drosophila ananassae strain 14024-0371.13 chromosome 3L, ASM1763931v2, whole genome shotgun sequence DNA region contains:
- the LOC6494621 gene encoding serine-rich adhesin for platelets isoform X3: protein MDLSLERDSSALGSLFQQIINDMKNTSPLWEDFVAKAGKLHTCLRAAIQAIAAYLDAFQKIADAATNSRGASKEIGTALTRVCLRHKAVETRLKTFTTAIMDCLVQPLQERIEDWKRTVATIDKDHAKEYKRCRSELKKRSSDTLRLQKKARKGQTDGLQSLMDSHMQDVTLRRAELEEVEKKSLRAAMVEERLRYCSFVHMLQPVVHEECEVMSELGHLQEAMQSIALVTKDPSVLPQASEELIHDAKASINLYPESPGGGSGSQGGGCSNSLGSRKSSVCSISSINSSGSSNSPGHHHYPRSLSQFVTPAIRLKPGESSDSGFCSSPALTTQTSNATNQTANVSTWPPHNQDTVDSLPPTADRPHTISTAYEKGHQRPPLTVYTFQNPETIHESTTGLNNGSPAAANGQSSSGQTTPATQKSPAASLSRPPLPVRCSSLERPLSAQSNHRQGSGSNLLQRQCPSPIPAHITKELSAAHHAQQQQQQQQLQQHQQQQQTPPTYVNMSELANMAALKLTNHQNQQQQQQQKPSPPPLKQQSSIDSISSQHSNDSTGSHQLLQQQQHHQQHMQQQQNHHSASATATRSHSISSTASSLHSHPSIDSTVACGSLVGQHNHSTSTNTNTTTTSPSSGCSTPQNHYSPLLTNSPTSTAAGTPSGSSIGTGAGLGFVYQVSSPTPPASEVLKITEQGSGSGQASVNNDVEEEETDERSRASVLQKASMFEKAAAAAAISPPAPVPVAPPTASVGPAGGGRRSEAEQQEMDKSFEDSIQALNNLIGELDSFQREIDEGKGKQMMMMTSLTGSSNNNVTNVTTTSSSTSSSDNHNTPAGNTSTIEPCAISNQTHSSGCGTDISDTTSDELGGDESAEARRRDRDRDRDLLGASDSELSRCYVSETSSLTGGMTAGGYENPTFAHFVAASASREEAGPGDSVSLASDSLCLGQPRHAYVDTCSDSGSAVVVIYDHQIPITPDIEFVKQNSEIVLLRTKDPQPQALQLHEMRELQQLPTNLAGTPDSSPDGQAPPQPATATVAPAKQRLSSFRATSEQQLQLLGRGSPQRGKATTEPAQDQHPPPPPPPQQQQQVASELQPVDPVKRQLPPKPNSLSLFSGPAPNTLASDKPLVPRKSDFKADLDAKIRRQKHKVQQQLQQQQQSPPQQQAPSATQPQQQQSPPQQSPPNRNCNVTNKPAANVTASASASASKVNQNHRNPCQNQTAASSNHKQYKTPPACPTYSSSSTSLPSLPSLPSLPLSVSTSSANSPPSMLPASARPVAHSPHLYSNANANASVPANPHSPANAHANVKPCITPRPASLSGGGAGGGGSTRIARRSSINQAKPPPPVRRSSSVTPSPNASVGLKQPQQPEHLHLHQQQLSSSSEHLPPPPAFLLDSMPQSPPPAAMPSSALKVSETVRALAALRHQPASPVALRRMQQQQQQQQQQLQHQQQQQLLQQQQQQQQPFLQSLHQSPSNDDLSYEVYYDSYLDLHAYAPAQQRLTQHQQQYQQQQQQHLMYLQQQHQAAQPPVYQAPPPVDATFRTSSPAAGGGGGGGGIYAQPKLVNSMSSFRTSSPSPNGHAHPLPPTQPKANPNLIAQLNARLNSKQQHQQHEGIYGNQQQQQQQPGGDSIYMRGGLPMSQTPQQQHFDGKSEQQMQHQQHRIYASYGTSSSQVATSAPGSGSGSGSGSAISSGSNAQPSILTPTSTFNALPHFPLSSSTSSLLSKVSSFSNASSSPPTAVSANNSHYQPPQPPTASSGGTDYGSYSSSFNKNSAAAQMSNNMRQVHPPYQHHQSQSQQQQQHYTCPPPLEDPPPPPIYAAGASATMPKKMARPLVGHAPHASAYAAASATATLPKNIMQQQQQHRLLQQQQQQQQYQQPTGMGNGNGNGHGHGHVSHRPQLPLPQQKMRAAQQQQQHLVEQQHQPPIPSRHSSVQQKIFVSTNPFIQTTAVKFHSPSASPICGSPGSGTGSVSGSGSLASIYATTARGSHQQHPHQQQQQQQHYYRDVAGGNSNGGGGYYNHNAHGHAHSNAHANAHAHVQAHHANYATSTNIEKTGSIRAKTKAEFLENLNAKLAKQGMSGRAFAVRNLINSKALMYQNPQSLSRPSAQYRRPPTYPNTTSSAINTCDEQC from the exons ATGGATCTGAGTCTGGAACGCGACAGCTCCGCTCTGGGAAGTCTGTTTCAACAGATTATCAATGATATGAAG AACACCTCGCCGTTGTGGGAGGATTTTGTGGCCAAGGCGGGAAAACTCCATACATGTTTGAG GGCCGCCATCCAAGCAATCGCCGCCTATTTGGATGCCTTCCAAAAGATAGCAGATGCGGCGACCAATTCAAGAG GCGCTTCCAAGGAGATCGGCACCGCCCTCACCCGGGTCTGCCTGCGCCACAAGGCGGTGGAGACGCGCCTGAAGACCTTCACCACGGCCATCATGGATTGTTTGGTGCAGCCGCTGCAGGAGAGGATCGAGGACTGGAAGCGCACAGTGGCCACCATCGACAAGGACCATGCCAAAGAGTACAAGCGGTGCCGGAGTGAGCTGAAGAAGCGCTCCAGCGACACGCTGCGCCTCCAGAAGAAGGCGCGCAAGGGCCAGACGGACGGGCTCCAGTCCCTGATGGACTCGCACATGCAGGACGTGACACTCCGCCGGGCCGAGTTGGAGGAGGTGGAGAAGAAGTCCCTGAGGGCGGCCATGGTGGAGGAGAGACTGCGGTACTGCAGCTTTGTCCACATGCTGCAGCCGGTGGTGCACGAGGAGTGCGAGGTCATGTCCGAACTGGGTCACCTCCAG GAGGCGATGCAGTCGATAGCTCTGGTCACCAAGGACCCCAGTGTCCTGCCCCAGGCCTCCGAGGAACTCATCCACGATGCCAAGGCCAGCATTAATCTCTACCCAGAGTCCCCGGGTGGCGGTTCTGGGTCTCAGGGTGGAGGCTGCTCCAACTCGCTGGGTTCCCGTAAGAGCTCCGTCTGCTCCATCAGTAGCATCAACAGCAGCGGCTCAAGCAACTCACCTGGCCATCACCACTATCCGCGTTCCCTGTCGCAG TTTGTAACGCCCGCAATTCGCTTGAAACCTGGTGAATCCAGTGATAGTGGCTTTTGCTCATCGCCAGCGCTAACAACACAg ACATCGAATGCCACCAATCAGACGGCGAATGTATCCACCTGGCCGCCACACAATCAGGACACTGTGGACAGCCTGCCACCGACCGCCGACCGGCCGCATACCATTTCGACCGCCTACGAGAAGGGCCACCAGCGACCGCCGCTCACAGTCTATACGTTCCAGAACCCGGAGACCATTCACGAGTCAACCACTGGCCTCAATAATGGCTCCCCAGCCGCCGCCAATGGACAGTCCTCGTCTGGCCAGACCACTCCGGCCACCCAGAAGTCCCCGGCTGCCTCCCTCAGCCGGCCACCTCTGCCAGTT CGCTGCTCGTCGTTGGAGCGTCCGTTGTCGGCCCAGAGCAACCACCGCCAGGGTAGCGGGAGCAATCTGCTGCAGCGGCAGTGTCCCTCACCGATTCCAGCTCATATCACGAAAG AGCTGTCCGCAGCGCATCatgcccagcagcagcagcaacagcaacagctccagcaacatcagcaacaacagcagacACCGCCCACCTACGTGAATATGTCCGAGTTGGCCAACATGGCGGCCCTGAAACTGACTAACCACCAgaaccagcaacagcagcagcagcagaagcccTCGCCGCCGCCTTTGAAACAACAGAGCTCCATCGACTCGATCAGCTCACAGCATTCCAATGACTCCACGGGTTCGCATCAACTGctccaacagcagcaacatcatcagcaacacatgcaacagcagcaaaatCATCACTCCGCCTCTGCCACAGCCACTCGCTCCCATTCCATATCCTCGACGGCCTCGTCGCTGCACTCGCATCCGTCAATTGACTCGACGGTAGCTTGTGGCTCCCTGGTGGGCCAGCACAACCACAGCACCAGCACCAACACGAACACGACCACCACCTCGCCGTCCAGTGGCTGCTCCACGCCACAGAATCATTACTCGCCCTTGCTAACCAACTCACCCACGTCCACTGCCGCAGGTACACCCAGTGGCAGCAGCATCGGCACGGGAGCCGGCCTGGGCTTTGTCTATCAGGTCAGCTCTCCCACTCCGCCCGCCAGCGAGGTGCTGAAGATCACCGAGCAGGGTTCCGGCTCTGGCCAGGCATCTGTAAACAATGACGTGGAGGAGGAAGAGACCGACGAGCGATCGCGGGCTTCCGTCTTGCAGAAGGCCTCGATGTTCGAGAAGGCGGCAGCTGCGGCTGCCATATCGCCACCGGCTCCGGTTCCAGTCGCTCCACCAACTGCATCGGTTGGCCCGGCCGGAGGAGGACGCCGATCCGAGGCGGAGCAGCAGGAAATGG ACAAGTCTTTCGAAGATTCAATCCAAGctctaaataatttaattggcGAACTAGACTCGTTCCAACGCGAGATCGATGAGGGCAAGGGCAAgcagatgatgatgatgaccaGCCTGACCGGCAGCAGTAACAACAATGTGACGAATGTGACCACCACCAGCAGttccaccagcagcagcgacAACCACAACACGCCCGCCGGCAACACCAGCACCATCGAGCCCTGTGCCATCAGCAATCAGACGCACTCGAGCGGCTGCGGCACCGACATCTCGGACACTACCTCGGATGAGTTGGGCGGCGACGAGAGTGCGGAGGCACGGCGACGGGATCGGGATAGGGACAGGGACCTGCTTGGAGCCAGCGATTCGGAGCTGAGTCGTTGCTATGTGAGCGAGACGAGTTCGCTGACCGGCGGGATGACGGCCGGCGGCTACGAGAATCCCACATTTGCGCACTTTGTGGCGGCCAGTGCCAGTCGGGAGGAGGCGGGTCCGGGTGACAGTGTCTCCCTGGCGTCGGACAGCCTGTGTCTGGGGCAACCGCGCCACGCCTACGTGGACACCTGCAGCGATAGCGGCAGTGCCGTGGTGGTGATCTACGACCACCAGATTCCCATCACGCCGGACATCGAGTTCGTGAAGCAGAACTCGGAGATAGTGCTGCTGCGCACCAAGGATCCCCAGCCACAGGCGCTACAGCTGCACGAGATGCGCGAGCTGCAGCAGCTGCCGACGAACCTGGCTGGAACGCCGGACTCCTCGCCGGATGGCCAGGCGCCACCGCAGCCGGCCACAGCAACCGTGGCGCCCGCCAAGCAGCGACTCTCCTCCTTCCGCGCCACCAGCGAACAGCAGCTGCAGCTCCTCGGACGCGGCAGTCCCCAAAGAGGTAAAGCCACCACTGAGCCGGCACAGGACCAgcacccaccaccaccaccacccccccagcagcagcagcaggtggCCAGTGAGCTGCAGCCAGTAGATCCTGTCAAGCGCCAGCTGCCGCCCAAACCGAACAGCCTGAGCCTTTTCAGTGGCCCAGCGCCCAACACGCTGGCCAGCGACAAGCCCCTGGTGCCCCGAAAGTCAGACTTTAAGGCCGATCTTGATGCCAAAATACGCAGACAGAAGCACAAAGTCCAACAGCAattgcagcaacagcagcaatcgCCGCCTCAGCAGCAAGCACCTTCCGCCACACaaccgcaacaacaacagtcaCCACCACAACAGTCGCCCCCAAACCGAAACTGTAATGTCACTAATAAGCCAGCCGCCAATGTTACTGCATCCGCATCAGCATCTGCATCTAAAGTGAACCAAAATCATAGAAATCCATGCCAAAATCAGACAGCTGCATCATCCAATCATAAGCAATATAAGACGCCCCCAGCCTGCCCGACATACTCATCTTCATCGACATCGCTACCATCGCTACCATCGCTACCATCATTGCCATTATCAGTCAGCACCTCATCAGCAAACTCTCCGCCATCGATGTTGCCCGCCAGTGCCCGACCAGTAGCCCACTCACCACATCTATACTCCAATGCCAATGCCAATGCTAGTGTCCCAGCCAATCCTCATAGCCCGGCCAATGCCCATGCCAATGTCAAGCCGTGCATTACGCCCAGGCCGGCTTCGTTGTCGG gaggaggagcaggtgGCGGTGGATCCACGCGCATCGCCCGCCGTTCGTCCATCAACCAGGCCAAGCCACCGCCGCCAGTCAGACGCAGCTCTTCGGTGACCCCCAGTCCCAATGCCTCGGTTGGG CTGAAGCAACCGCAGCAGCCAGAGCACCTGCACctgcaccagcagcagctaaGCAGCTCCAGCGAGCActtgccgccgccgccggctTTCCTGCTGGACTCCATGCCGCAAAGTCCGCCGCCAGCCGCCATGCCCAGCTCGGCGCTGAAGGTATCCGAGACGGTGCGAGCCCTGGCGGCCTTGCGCCATCAGCCGGCCTCTCCGGTGGCTTTGAGACGcatgcagcaacaacagcagcagcagcagcaacagctacaacaccagcaacagcaacagctactacagcagcagcagcagcaacaacagcctTTTCTACAG TCCCTGCACCAGTCCCCCTCGAACGATGATCTAAGCTACGAAGTCTACTACGACTCCTACCTGGATCTGCACGCCTATGCTCCCGCCCAGCAACGCCTTACCCAACATCAACAGCAgtatcagcaacagcaacagcaacatctcATGTatctgcaacagcaacatcaggcTGCCCAGCCGCCTGTCTATCAAGCTCCGCCGCCCGTCGACGCC ACGTTCCGCACCTCATCACCTGCCGCTGGCGGAggcgggggcgggggcggCATTTACGCCCAACCCAAGCTGGTCAACAGCATGTCCAGCTTCCGCACCAGTAGCCCCAGTCCCAACGGACACGCTCACCCACTGCCACCGACACAGCCCAAGGCGAACCCGAATCTGATAGCACAGCTCAATGCACGACTCAACAGCaagcaacagcaccagcagcacGAGGGGATCTACGgcaaccagcagcagcagcaacagcaacccgGAGGGGATTCGATTTATATGCGAGGAGGTTTGCCCATGTCGCAAACGCCTCAGCAGCAACACTTTGACGGTAAATCTGAACAGCAAatgcaacatcaacagcatAGAATTTACGCTAGTTATGGCACCTCATCGTCACAAGTCGCCACATCAGCccctggctctggctctggctctggttcAGGCTCAGCCATCTCATCGGGCAGCAATGCCCAGCCGTCCATACTAACACCGACCTCCACCTTCAACGCCCTGCCCCACTTTCCATTATCCTCATCCACATCATCGTTGCTATCCAAAGTCAGTTCATTCTCAAACGCCTCATCCTCGCCGCCAACGGCCGTGTCGGCCAACAATTCGCATTACCAGCCTCCCCAGCCGCCCACTGCGTCATCGGGCGGCACAGATTATGGCTCGTACTCAAGTTCGTTTAATAAAAATTCAGCAGCTGCCCAAATGTCGAACAACATGCGACAAGTCCATCCACCGTACCAGCACCACCAGTCGCAgtcacagcaacagcagcagcattaCACCTGCCCGCCTCCGCTGGAGGAtccaccgccgccgcccaTTTACGCCGCCGGCGCTTCGGCCACGATGCCCAAGAAGATGGCCCGCCCCCTTGTCGGCCATGCGCCGCATGCGAGCGCCTATGCAGCTGCTTCGGCCACGGCCACGCTGCCCAAAAACAtaatgcaacagcagcaacagcaccgattgctgcaacagcaacagcagcagcagcaatatcaacagccaacaggCATGGGCaatgggaatggaaatggCCATGGTCACGGACACGTAAGTCACCGTCCGCAGTTGCCACTGCCCCAGCAGAAGATGCGGGctgcccagcagcagcagcagcacttggtggagcagcaacaccagccgCCCATCCCATCGCGGCATTCGAGTGTCCAGCAAAAGATATTCGTTTCGACGAATCCATTCATCCAAACGACGGCAGTCAAGTTCCACTCTCCATCCGCCTCGCCAATTTGCGGCTCCCCGGGATCTGGCACCGGATCGGTATCTGGATCTGGGTCTTTGGCCAGCATTTATGCGACAACAGCACGAGGCAGTCACCAGCAACATCcgcaccagcaacagcaacaacaacagcactACTATCGCGATGTTGCTGGAGGCAATAGCAATGGCGGTGGTGGATACTACAACCACAATGCCCatggccacgcccactccaACGCCCATGCCAATGCCCATGCCCATGTCCAGGCACATCATGCAA ACTATGCCACAAGCACAAATATCGAAAAGACTGGCAGCATTCGGGCCAAGACCAAGGCCGAATTCCTCGAGAATCTCAACGCGAAACTGGCCAAGCAGGGAATGTCTGGACGAGCATTCGCCGTGCGCAATCTCATCAACAGCAAGGCCCTG ATGTACCAAAATCCGCAATCTTTATCGCGACCCAGTGCGCAGTATCGTAGACCACCCACCTATCCCAACACCACCAGCAGCGCCATCAACACCTGCGACGAGCAGTGCTAA